The Streptomyces cyanogenus DNA segment AAGGAACCGCCCACTCTCTCAAGGACATGACACTTCGTGCCTCTGCTCAATCTGGGAATCCTGGCCCATGTCGACGCGGGTAAGACGAGCCTGACCGAACGGCTCCTGCACACCGCCGGAGTGATCGACGAGGTCGGCAGCGTCGACGCCGGCAGCACCACCACCGACACCCTCGCGCTGGAGCGCCGGCGCGGCATCACCATCAAGTCCGCCGTCGTGTCGTTCCCGCTCGACGGCGTCACCGTCAACCTCATCGACACCCCCGGCCACCCGGACTTCATCGCCGAGGTCGAGCGGGTGCTCGGCGTGCTCGACGGTGCGGTCCTGGTCGTCTCCGCCGTCGAGGGCGTCCAGGCGCAGACCCGGGTGCTCATGCGCACCCTGCGCCGGCTGCGCATCCCCACCCTGGTCTTCGTCAACAAGATCGACCGGCGCGGCGCCCGGGACGCGGCGGTGCTCCGCCAGATGGCCCAGCGGCTCGCCGTACCGCTCGTGCCGATGGGGACGGCCGCGGGGCTCGGCACGCGTGCCGCCCGTTTCCGCCCCGGCCTCGGCCCGGCCGCGCTGGAGGCGCTGGCGGACCGGGACGACGGTCTGCTCGCCGCCTACCTCGACGGCGGGGTCCCCGCGGACCGGCTCCGCCGCGCCCTCGCCGCCCAGACCCGGAGCGCGGCCGTCCACCCGGTGTACTTCGGATCCGCGATCACCGGCGCCGGTGTGCCCGACCTGGTCGCCGGCATCGAACGGCTGCTGCCCGCCGCCGGCGGCGACCCGGACGGCCCGTTGTCGGGCACGGTCTTCAAGATCGAGCGGGGCCCGGCGGGGGAGAAGGCGGCCTACGCGCGCCTCTTCTCCGGCACCCTGCGCGTCCGCGACCGGATCGCGTTCGGGGACGGCCGCCGGGGCCCCGAGGAAGGACGCGTGACCGGGATGAGCGTCTTCGCGCACGGCACGGACACCCGGGCGGACAGTGCCGGAGCGGACCGGATCGTCAAGGTGTGGGGCCTCGGCGGCATCCGGATCGGCGACGCGCTCGGCATCCCGAACAGGTCGTACGAGCACCACTTCGCGCCGCCCACCCTGGAGACGGTCGTCGTCCCCGGCCCCGGCACGGACCGGCGCTCGCTGCACCTCGCGCTCACCCAGCTCGCCGAGCAGGACCCGCTCATCGGCGTCCGCCACGACGAACTGCGGGGGGAGACCTCGGTGTCCCTCTACGGCGAGGTGCAGAAGGAGGTCGTCCAGGCCACCCTCGCCGACGAGTACGGCCTGGCCGTCTCCTTCCGCGAGACGACGACCCTGTGCATCGAACGCCCGGTCGGCAGCGGGCACGCCGTCGAGTTCAACAAGAAGGACGACAACCCCTTCCTCGCCACCGTCGGCCTGCGCGTCGACCCCGCTCCGCCCGGCGCGGGCGTGGCATTCCGGCGGGAGGTGGAGCTGGGCTCGATGCCGTACGCGTTCTTCAAGGCCGTCGAGGACACCGTCCGGGAGACGCTCGGTCAAGGCCTGCACGGCTGGCAGGTCACCGACTGCACGGTCACCATGACCCACTCCGGCTACTCGCCCCGGCAGAGCCA contains these protein-coding regions:
- a CDS encoding elongation factor G yields the protein MPLLNLGILAHVDAGKTSLTERLLHTAGVIDEVGSVDAGSTTTDTLALERRRGITIKSAVVSFPLDGVTVNLIDTPGHPDFIAEVERVLGVLDGAVLVVSAVEGVQAQTRVLMRTLRRLRIPTLVFVNKIDRRGARDAAVLRQMAQRLAVPLVPMGTAAGLGTRAARFRPGLGPAALEALADRDDGLLAAYLDGGVPADRLRRALAAQTRSAAVHPVYFGSAITGAGVPDLVAGIERLLPAAGGDPDGPLSGTVFKIERGPAGEKAAYARLFSGTLRVRDRIAFGDGRRGPEEGRVTGMSVFAHGTDTRADSAGADRIVKVWGLGGIRIGDALGIPNRSYEHHFAPPTLETVVVPGPGTDRRSLHLALTQLAEQDPLIGVRHDELRGETSVSLYGEVQKEVVQATLADEYGLAVSFRETTTLCIERPVGSGHAVEFNKKDDNPFLATVGLRVDPAPPGAGVAFRREVELGSMPYAFFKAVEDTVRETLGQGLHGWQVTDCTVTMTHSGYSPRQSHAHQGFDKSMSSTGYDFRGLTPLVLTEALRRAGTLVHEPVHRFRLEAPADTLGALLPVLARLGAVPESTGTHAAVGVLEGTVPAARVHTLEQRLPGLTRGEGELETAFDHYAPVTRGTVPERPRTDHNPLNRKEYLLNFMRRVGEPS